A single region of the Neisseria zoodegmatis genome encodes:
- a CDS encoding MATE family efflux transporter, whose product MLFDLNRYSFPVFHKEGKKLVLLALPMLLAQVAQVGVGFVDTVMAGGAGKDDLAAVALGSSAFVMVYITFLGVMTALNPMIAQLYGAGKYDEVGETGRQSMWFGLMMGVIGMLLMWLAIVPFQKLLNLSENVESMMAQYMLFTGLAMPAAMIHRALHAYASSLNRPRVIMIVSFLAFFLNVPLNYAFVYGKFGMPALGGAGCGVATTLVFWFNAAALWLYVVKQKYFRQFKLTERFSKPDMKVFKQIWKLGAPIGFSFFLEVSLFSCIVFLVARQGEDYVAAQQVVISLTSVIYMIPQSIGSAGTVRVGYTIGRREYARARYISGVSLVLGVVMAVFTALLLVFLRYPLAGMYTDDAAVLAIAATVLLFAAVFQLGDATQCVASYALRGYKVTKIPMLIHAVAFWGFGLVPGYLLAYSADMGIYGFWTALVISLTVAAVLLVWYLEICSRSVAERKRML is encoded by the coding sequence ATGCTTTTCGATCTAAACCGTTATTCCTTCCCCGTTTTCCATAAAGAAGGCAAAAAACTCGTGCTGCTCGCCCTGCCGATGCTGCTTGCCCAAGTGGCGCAAGTGGGCGTGGGTTTTGTAGATACGGTAATGGCGGGCGGCGCGGGTAAAGACGATTTGGCCGCCGTCGCCCTCGGCAGCAGCGCGTTTGTGATGGTGTACATCACTTTTCTCGGCGTGATGACGGCGCTGAACCCGATGATCGCCCAGCTTTACGGCGCGGGCAAATACGACGAAGTGGGCGAAACGGGGCGGCAGAGCATGTGGTTCGGCCTGATGATGGGCGTGATAGGCATGCTGCTGATGTGGCTGGCCATTGTTCCGTTTCAGAAGCTGCTGAACTTGAGTGAAAACGTCGAAAGCATGATGGCGCAATATATGCTGTTCACCGGCTTGGCCATGCCCGCGGCAATGATACACCGCGCCTTGCATGCCTATGCTTCGAGCCTGAACCGGCCGCGCGTGATTATGATTGTGAGTTTTTTGGCGTTTTTTCTGAACGTGCCGCTCAATTATGCGTTTGTGTACGGCAAATTCGGCATGCCTGCGCTGGGCGGTGCGGGTTGCGGTGTGGCGACTACGCTGGTGTTTTGGTTCAACGCCGCCGCGCTGTGGCTGTATGTGGTGAAGCAGAAATATTTCAGGCAGTTCAAGCTGACCGAGCGATTCAGTAAGCCTGATATGAAGGTGTTCAAACAAATCTGGAAACTGGGCGCGCCGATCGGCTTTTCGTTTTTTCTGGAAGTAAGCCTGTTTTCGTGCATCGTGTTTTTGGTGGCGCGGCAAGGCGAGGATTATGTGGCGGCGCAGCAAGTGGTGATCAGCTTAACCAGCGTGATTTATATGATTCCGCAAAGCATCGGCTCGGCGGGCACGGTGCGGGTGGGCTACACCATCGGCCGCAGGGAATATGCACGGGCGCGTTATATTTCGGGCGTTTCATTGGTTTTGGGCGTGGTGATGGCGGTGTTTACCGCTTTGTTGCTGGTATTTTTGCGCTACCCGCTGGCAGGCATGTACACCGACGATGCAGCGGTATTGGCGATTGCGGCAACGGTGCTGCTGTTCGCGGCGGTGTTTCAGTTGGGCGACGCCACCCAATGCGTCGCTTCTTATGCCCTGCGCGGTTATAAAGTGACCAAAATCCCAATGCTGATTCACGCCGTAGCCTTTTGGGGCTTCGGTTTGGTGCCGGGCTATCTGCTGGCTTATTCGGCAGACATGGGCATTTACGGTTTTTGGACGGCGCTGGTGATTTCGCTCACCGTCGCCGCCGTTTTACTGGTTTGGTATTTGGAAATATGCAGCCGCTCGGTGGCTGAACGTAAAAGGATGTTGTGA
- a CDS encoding manganese efflux pump MntP codes for MNLYTLSILAFAMSVDAFAASIAKGAACNCNCLTLRRVGRTALIFGVIETITPLIGWLGGSAAKPFIAEWDHWVAFILLLGLGGKMIYGTLSDQEESGENTGKNGFLLTVITAIATSIDSMIVGVGLAFVEVNIWLAAFMIGTTTTLMSATGMVLGRSFGKAVGKRAEVLGGIVLIVIGSSILIEHLELLA; via the coding sequence ATGAACCTCTACACCCTAAGCATTCTGGCCTTTGCCATGTCTGTCGACGCCTTTGCCGCCTCGATAGCCAAAGGCGCCGCCTGCAACTGCAATTGCCTGACCTTGCGGCGCGTCGGCCGTACGGCACTGATTTTCGGCGTTATCGAAACCATTACGCCCTTAATCGGCTGGCTGGGCGGCTCGGCAGCCAAACCCTTCATCGCCGAATGGGACCACTGGGTCGCCTTTATCCTGCTGCTGGGTTTGGGCGGCAAAATGATTTACGGCACTTTATCCGACCAAGAAGAAAGCGGCGAAAACACAGGGAAAAACGGTTTCCTGCTCACCGTCATTACCGCCATCGCCACCAGCATCGATTCCATGATTGTCGGCGTCGGCCTCGCCTTTGTCGAAGTCAACATCTGGCTGGCGGCCTTTATGATCGGCACCACCACCACATTAATGTCCGCCACCGGCATGGTTTTAGGTCGTTCGTTTGGCAAAGCCGTGGGCAAACGCGCCGAAGTGTTGGGCGGCATCGTGCTGATCGTGATCGGTTCGTCGATTCTGATCGAACATTTGGAGCTGCTTGCCTGA
- the bioC gene encoding malonyl-ACP O-methyltransferase BioC has protein sequence MPSEKPSKHLIARAFSQAAAGYDAYADVQQQAGLRLLQLLESHFSDGLNRKTVADIGAGSGWVSEKIRSRGANVLALDLAEGMLQHIARHRRADYCLLADAESLPLADGSMDACFSSLALQWCDLERAAAEMQRVIRPGGCAAVATIGTGSLQQLKQAWQAADEAAHVNRFLTEREIQTAFNCFPNLRIHTETHTQYFPTLQALLHSLKNIGANHVIARENKGLTGKRRWQRFQTAYENMRAPNGMLPLDYRITYVVAW, from the coding sequence ATGCCGTCTGAAAAACCGTCCAAACACCTCATCGCCCGCGCATTCAGCCAAGCCGCCGCCGGTTACGATGCCTATGCCGACGTTCAACAGCAGGCCGGGCTGCGTTTGCTGCAACTTCTGGAAAGCCATTTTTCAGACGGCCTCAACCGCAAAACCGTTGCCGACATCGGCGCGGGCAGCGGCTGGGTCAGCGAAAAAATACGCAGTCGCGGCGCCAACGTACTCGCCCTCGATTTGGCCGAAGGCATGTTGCAACACATCGCCCGCCACCGCCGCGCCGACTACTGCCTGCTCGCCGATGCCGAATCGCTGCCGTTGGCCGACGGCAGCATGGATGCCTGTTTCAGCAGCCTCGCCCTGCAATGGTGCGACCTCGAACGCGCCGCCGCCGAAATGCAGCGCGTGATCCGGCCCGGCGGCTGCGCGGCCGTCGCCACCATCGGCACAGGCAGCCTGCAACAGCTCAAACAGGCATGGCAGGCCGCCGACGAAGCCGCGCACGTCAACCGCTTCCTGACCGAAAGAGAAATTCAGACGGCCTTTAACTGCTTTCCCAACCTACGGATACACACCGAAACGCATACCCAATATTTCCCCACCCTCCAAGCCCTGCTGCACAGCCTGAAAAACATCGGTGCCAACCATGTGATCGCACGCGAAAACAAAGGCTTAACGGGCAAACGGCGCTGGCAGCGTTTTCAGACGGCCTACGAAAACATGCGCGCGCCGAACGGTATGTTGCCGCTGGATTACCGCATCACTTATGTTGTGGCTTGGTAA
- the bioF gene encoding 8-amino-7-oxononanoate synthase — MMNWNDHLQAALDSQAAKQAYRRRTARRADTAPPYLESGGKRYLNFAGNDYLGLSRDPGIIAAWQQALAQYGTGSGGSPLVSGHTDAHEMLENHLADWLGYERAILFPSGYAANQAVLLGLLGKGDVLLADKLCHASMQEAAALGPAQFKRFAHRQYDVLEKQLIEHKGKRILVASEGVFSMDGDTADLGRLKTLCERYGAWLLLDDAHGIGILGSEGRGSAAAAGVQPDILIVTFGKAVGLMGAVVLCSRTVAEYLTQFARHLIYSTAFPPAQATALSVALERVRAADGLREKLRGNIRFFQTALSECGLRERLMPSETAIQPFLCGSNEAALSASATLREHGLYVPAIRPPTVPVGLARLRITLTAAHEPTHIETLIKGLQDAV, encoded by the coding sequence ATGATGAACTGGAACGACCACCTGCAAGCCGCGCTCGACAGCCAAGCGGCGAAACAAGCCTACCGCCGCCGCACCGCCCGTCGCGCCGACACTGCGCCGCCTTATCTCGAAAGCGGCGGCAAACGCTATCTCAATTTCGCCGGCAACGACTACCTCGGCCTCAGCCGCGACCCGGGCATCATCGCCGCATGGCAGCAGGCTTTGGCGCAATACGGCACCGGCAGCGGCGGTTCGCCTTTGGTCAGCGGCCACACCGACGCGCACGAAATGCTGGAAAACCATTTGGCCGATTGGCTCGGCTACGAACGCGCCATCCTGTTTCCCAGCGGTTACGCCGCCAACCAAGCCGTGCTACTTGGCTTATTGGGCAAAGGCGACGTGCTGCTGGCCGACAAACTCTGCCACGCTTCCATGCAGGAAGCTGCCGCCCTCGGCCCCGCGCAGTTTAAGCGGTTCGCCCATCGGCAATATGATGTTTTGGAAAAGCAACTGATTGAACATAAAGGGAAAAGAATCTTGGTAGCCAGCGAAGGCGTGTTCAGTATGGACGGCGATACCGCCGACTTAGGCCGTCTGAAAACCCTGTGCGAACGATACGGCGCATGGCTGCTGCTCGACGACGCACACGGCATCGGCATCCTCGGCAGCGAAGGCCGCGGCAGCGCGGCAGCGGCAGGCGTGCAACCCGACATATTGATCGTTACCTTCGGCAAAGCCGTCGGGCTGATGGGCGCGGTGGTATTGTGCAGCCGCACCGTTGCCGAATACCTCACCCAATTCGCCCGCCACCTGATTTACAGCACCGCCTTTCCGCCCGCCCAAGCCACCGCGCTGTCTGTTGCTTTGGAGCGCGTCCGTGCCGCCGACGGTTTGCGCGAAAAACTGCGAGGCAACATCCGCTTTTTTCAGACGGCCTTATCCGAATGCGGACTGCGGGAACGCCTGATGCCGTCTGAAACAGCCATCCAGCCCTTTCTCTGCGGCAGCAACGAAGCCGCCTTGTCCGCATCCGCCACCCTGCGCGAGCACGGCCTGTATGTGCCCGCCATCCGTCCGCCCACCGTGCCCGTCGGGCTGGCTCGGCTGCGGATTACCCTTACCGCCGCCCACGAACCGACGCATATCGAAACATTAATCAAAGGCTTGCAAGATGCCGTCTGA
- a CDS encoding TetR/AcrR family transcriptional regulator yields the protein MLFNEEGERNISTNHIAAHLGISPGNLYYHFRNKDEIIVQLFKRYSDDLLNYLHNAQLPAGVCDAISYMSGIYDVMWRYRFLFSDVNTLLARSAELLGEHNNFTQAKVSPLLVNLLTLLNGLGIIKADETSMNDLALNMWMVTKYWFDFDGSLRGRAKLTEDSKVRGIQRTLSLLRPYLLPEYLAEFDKTMKDLSLESECVKKSVIPS from the coding sequence ATGTTGTTCAACGAAGAAGGCGAACGCAACATCAGCACCAACCACATTGCCGCCCATTTGGGCATCAGCCCGGGCAACCTCTATTACCATTTCCGCAATAAAGACGAAATCATCGTCCAACTGTTCAAACGTTACAGCGACGATTTGCTCAACTACCTGCACAACGCCCAACTGCCGGCAGGCGTATGCGATGCCATCAGCTATATGTCGGGCATTTACGACGTGATGTGGCGCTACCGTTTCCTGTTCAGCGACGTGAACACCTTGCTAGCAAGAAGCGCGGAGCTGTTGGGCGAACACAATAATTTCACCCAAGCCAAAGTGTCGCCGCTGTTGGTGAACCTGCTTACCCTCCTGAACGGCTTGGGCATCATCAAAGCCGACGAAACCTCCATGAATGATTTAGCTTTGAACATGTGGATGGTAACCAAATACTGGTTCGATTTCGACGGCTCGCTGCGCGGCCGCGCCAAGCTGACTGAAGATTCCAAAGTACGCGGCATCCAACGCACCCTCAGCCTGCTTCGCCCTTATCTTTTGCCGGAATATCTGGCCGAGTTCGACAAAACCATGAAAGATTTATCGCTCGAATCCGAGTGCGTGAAAAAAAGCGTTATCCCGTCATAA
- the iscX gene encoding Fe-S cluster assembly protein IscX — protein sequence MKWTDTQRIAEELYDTHGDIDPKTIRFTHLRELILALPDFDDDPARCGEKILEAVQQAWINEAE from the coding sequence ATGAAATGGACCGACACCCAACGCATTGCCGAAGAACTCTACGACACCCACGGCGATATCGACCCGAAAACCATCCGCTTCACCCACTTGCGCGAGCTGATTCTCGCCCTGCCCGATTTTGACGACGACCCTGCCCGTTGCGGCGAAAAAATCCTCGAAGCCGTGCAGCAGGCTTGGATTAACGAAGCGGAATAA
- the murB gene encoding UDP-N-acetylmuramate dehydrogenase: protein MQLLHDVDLTPLNTFGLKAAARDFAVLEKEADLPELVKLPQFDRHTVLWLGGGSNILLMHDYDGLVVHMQNKGIRELFRSDGLVYIEAQAGEVWHDFVLKTLDMGLSGLENLSLIPGTVGASPVQNIGAYGVEVKDIIHSVRCFDLDTLSFVELSNADCCFSYRESLFKQQGKGRYVIVSVVFALKEQFTANARYGDLAAVLAEKCAGRAATAKDVSEAVCSIRASKLPDPKVLGNVGSFFKNPIVDNETTHKLLAQYPEMPHYPQADGSVKLAAGWLIDQCRLKGYGIGGAAVHDKQALVLVNKQQATAQDVYRLAQHICQTVQERFGVALHAEPNWLPASFSL from the coding sequence ATGCAGTTGTTGCACGATGTGGATTTAACGCCGCTCAACACATTCGGCTTGAAAGCCGCGGCGCGTGATTTTGCCGTGTTGGAAAAAGAAGCGGATTTGCCGGAATTGGTGAAGCTGCCCCAGTTCGACCGCCATACCGTTTTGTGGCTCGGCGGCGGCAGCAATATCCTGCTGATGCACGACTACGACGGGCTGGTCGTCCACATGCAAAATAAAGGCATACGCGAACTTTTCCGTTCAGACGGCCTCGTTTATATAGAAGCGCAGGCCGGCGAAGTGTGGCACGACTTTGTGTTGAAAACGCTGGATATGGGCTTGAGCGGTTTGGAAAACCTCAGCCTGATTCCGGGCACGGTGGGCGCGTCGCCTGTACAGAACATCGGCGCATACGGCGTGGAAGTGAAAGACATCATCCACAGCGTGCGCTGCTTCGATTTGGACACTTTAAGCTTTGTCGAATTAAGCAATGCCGACTGCTGCTTTTCCTACCGCGAAAGCCTGTTCAAACAGCAAGGCAAAGGGCGCTATGTGATTGTTTCGGTTGTGTTCGCCTTAAAAGAACAATTCACCGCCAACGCCCGCTACGGCGATTTGGCTGCCGTATTGGCGGAAAAATGCGCAGGCCGTGCGGCAACGGCGAAAGACGTATCCGAAGCCGTGTGCAGCATCCGCGCAAGCAAACTGCCCGACCCGAAAGTGCTGGGCAATGTCGGCAGTTTTTTCAAAAACCCGATTGTCGATAACGAAACCACACACAAACTGCTGGCACAATATCCCGAAATGCCGCATTACCCGCAAGCCGACGGCAGCGTCAAACTGGCGGCGGGCTGGTTGATCGACCAATGCCGTCTGAAAGGCTACGGCATAGGCGGCGCGGCGGTGCACGACAAACAGGCTTTGGTGCTGGTTAACAAACAGCAGGCCACAGCGCAAGACGTTTACCGCCTCGCGCAACACATCTGCCAAACCGTGCAGGAACGCTTCGGTGTGGCATTGCATGCGGAACCGAACTGGCTTCCGGCATCTTTTTCATTATGA
- the fdx gene encoding ISC system 2Fe-2S type ferredoxin, which produces MPKVTILPHAELCPEGKIIDNAPEGQTICDLLLDNDIEIDHACEKSCACTTCHVIVRQGFDSLEEPSEIEEDLLDQAWGLEAESRLSCQAKVADEDLVVEIPKYTINHAREHH; this is translated from the coding sequence ATGCCGAAAGTTACCATACTGCCACACGCCGAACTCTGCCCTGAAGGCAAAATCATCGACAACGCCCCCGAAGGCCAAACCATCTGCGATTTGCTGCTCGACAACGACATCGAAATCGACCATGCCTGCGAAAAATCCTGCGCCTGCACCACCTGCCATGTGATCGTTCGCCAAGGTTTCGACAGCTTGGAAGAGCCGTCTGAAATCGAAGAAGACCTGCTCGACCAAGCATGGGGCTTGGAAGCAGAATCCCGTTTAAGCTGCCAAGCCAAAGTCGCCGATGAAGATTTGGTGGTGGAAATTCCCAAATACACCATCAACCACGCGCGCGAGCATCATTAA